CTGTGGAAGCGCTTCGGCGCGCAGACCGCCGTCGCCGGGCTGAACCTCGACCTGCCCGCCGGTTCGTTCATCGGCCTGGTCGGTCCGAACGGCGCCGGCAAGACCACCACGCTGTCGATGGTCACCGGCCTGCTCCGCCCCGACCGGGGCACGGTGCTGGTGCACGGCGCCGACGTCTGGCAGGACCCGGTCGCGGTCAAGGCCAGGATCGGCATCCTGCCCGAGGGGCTGCGGATGTTCGAGCGGCTCAGCGGACGCGAACTGCTGCAGTACAACGGACGGCTGCGCGGACTGCCCGGCCCCGAGACCGACCGGCGCGCCGAGGAACTGCTGGCCGTGCTCGACCTGACCGGCGCCGCGGGCAAGCTGGTCGCCGACTACTCGACCGGCATGCGCAAGAAGATCGGCCTGGCCGCCGCGCTGCTGCACAACCCCGACGTGCTGTTCCTCGACGAACCGTTCGAGGGCGTCGACCCGGTCTCCGCGCAGACCATCCGCGGCGTGCTCACCCGGTACGCGGGCTCCGGCTCCACCGTGGTGTTCTCCAGCCACGTGATGGAGCTCGTCGAGTCGCTGTGCGACTGGGTCGCGGTGGTCAACGCCGGGCAGGTGGTGGCTGCCGGGCCGATCGACCAGGTCCGCGGCGCCACCTCGCTGCACC
The DNA window shown above is from Streptomyces sp. TLI_171 and carries:
- a CDS encoding ABC transporter ATP-binding protein; this translates as MEATTPPPAVSIRDLWKRFGAQTAVAGLNLDLPAGSFIGLVGPNGAGKTTTLSMVTGLLRPDRGTVLVHGADVWQDPVAVKARIGILPEGLRMFERLSGRELLQYNGRLRGLPGPETDRRAEELLAVLDLTGAAGKLVADYSTGMRKKIGLAAALLHNPDVLFLDEPFEGVDPVSAQTIRGVLTRYAGSGSTVVFSSHVMELVESLCDWVAVVNAGQVVAAGPIDQVRGATSLHQAFLGLVGVREDDGQALGWLGGGHR